The Desulfuromonadaceae bacterium genome window below encodes:
- a CDS encoding TolC family protein: MINRFTWRHCAVLILIIQFVLAPATTVAADNVVPDTNQPSATSQPVTTPPAASRQDELSGPDSAAPAAPVTAPTEGGPQGGGRFALPATQNLAGLVGMSEVSMRANIDEQFVETMAENQLLPDEFARLLDETDVSAAIHAGRTFNRQSLAAVARSGQAKAQAEQALSLLRPSVTLRVAGGVERSEPGVETDKATGELVPSDNHARRDIALTVRLPIFNLPTYFDWRRRLLVEKAREENYRISDGDAYIATVEAYLSLVSSRLQTDLTRDYEVQLAELLSYIEKRAEAGAASISDMARVRARIEATLSSRLEQESVHTAARIEFVRLTNLVPQKIRLPELADIGGALLPPSVTEAVASAIELNPEIASLAAELEAAQVDQRAARSRFLPRLDAEYTDTHSLHAGGDTSSAGQRDRRAMLVLNWNLFSGGSDYHYLTERALRHKELLYRLDDQRRLVVKSLSVNYAALTTTRGRIASGYLELQSITTAAQAMSKRMLSGNQSLLDLLDVYDRMYQVRSRLVSLHILEMNAVAQLIRLTFGTPWATTDDTAATGQDRTSYLNQRGHVFSAPPAKG, encoded by the coding sequence GTGATTAACCGATTCACGTGGCGCCATTGTGCCGTTCTTATCCTGATCATTCAATTCGTTCTGGCACCAGCGACGACAGTCGCTGCTGATAACGTTGTGCCCGACACGAACCAGCCCTCGGCGACGTCCCAACCAGTTACCACGCCGCCCGCTGCATCGCGGCAAGACGAATTATCCGGGCCTGACAGCGCTGCGCCAGCAGCGCCTGTGACCGCGCCGACCGAAGGGGGGCCTCAGGGGGGGGGCCGTTTTGCTCTTCCTGCAACCCAGAATCTGGCCGGGCTGGTCGGCATGTCGGAAGTCTCGATGCGTGCGAACATTGACGAGCAGTTTGTCGAAACCATGGCTGAAAATCAGCTTCTGCCCGATGAGTTTGCCCGTCTGCTCGACGAGACCGATGTGTCGGCAGCAATTCATGCCGGGCGCACCTTTAATCGGCAAAGTCTCGCTGCAGTGGCGCGCAGCGGTCAGGCCAAAGCGCAAGCCGAGCAGGCGCTGTCGTTGTTGCGTCCTTCAGTAACGTTGCGCGTTGCCGGAGGCGTCGAGCGGTCTGAACCCGGCGTCGAAACCGATAAGGCAACGGGGGAACTCGTCCCATCCGATAACCACGCGCGCCGCGATATCGCGTTAACCGTGCGCCTGCCGATTTTCAACCTGCCCACTTATTTTGATTGGCGCCGACGCCTGCTGGTCGAAAAGGCGCGTGAAGAGAATTACCGCATCAGCGACGGTGATGCCTATATCGCGACGGTTGAAGCCTACCTTTCACTGGTGTCAAGCCGGTTGCAGACCGACTTGACCCGTGATTACGAAGTTCAGCTCGCGGAACTTCTCAGCTACATTGAAAAACGTGCCGAGGCGGGTGCCGCCAGTATTTCCGACATGGCGCGGGTTCGCGCACGGATTGAGGCGACCCTGTCATCCCGATTGGAACAGGAGTCCGTGCATACTGCGGCAAGGATCGAATTTGTTCGTTTGACCAATCTTGTGCCACAAAAAATCCGTTTGCCGGAACTTGCTGACATCGGTGGTGCGCTGCTGCCACCGTCCGTCACTGAAGCGGTTGCCTCAGCCATCGAGCTCAATCCTGAAATTGCCTCCCTGGCGGCCGAACTGGAAGCGGCGCAGGTTGATCAGCGCGCCGCACGAAGTCGCTTTTTGCCGCGGCTGGATGCTGAATACACCGACACGCACTCGCTTCATGCCGGCGGCGACACCAGCTCTGCGGGACAGCGGGATCGACGCGCCATGCTGGTGTTGAACTGGAATCTGTTCAGCGGCGGCAGTGATTACCACTACCTCACCGAACGCGCCCTGCGCCACAAGGAGTTGCTCTATCGACTCGACGATCAGCGACGGCTGGTGGTTAAATCGCTGTCGGTCAACTACGCGGCGCTGACCACAACCCGTGGGCGAATTGCGTCGGGCTATCTGGAACTGCAATCGATTACAACTGCGGCACAAGCCATGTCAAAGCGGATGCTGTCCGGCAACCAGTCGCTGCTGGATCTCCTTGATGTCTATGACCGGATGTATCAGGTTCGTTCCCGCCTGGTCAGCCTGCATATTCTTGAAATGAACGCCGTGGCCCAGCTGATTCGCCTGACCTTCGGCACCCCGTGGGCAACGACCGATGACACTGCCGCTACCGGGCAGGACCGAACTTCGTACCTCAATCAAAGGGGGCACGTATTCTCTGCACCCCCAGCAAAAGGATAG
- the hrcA gene encoding heat-inducible transcriptional repressor HrcA, with protein sequence MSSPLKERHRLILVAIIETYIATAQPVGSKVLAARDDIPWSAASVRNVMAELESLGYLRSPHTSAGRVPTESAYRVYVQSLRGVAGLDASARLRMSNSYPHPEYQSVEEKLRAAGRLLSSLTQCAGVVVVPRLETTIFRQINFVPLQGQRILAIFITQSGLLQQKLIELDRPLQRSELEQMSNYLNATLRGLNMQQVKLRIAAEMAAERALYDHLHAQALQLSKTVLRGDGFEQVIIEGTVQMFDQPEFSDADRMKRLLHAFEQKSRLIEMLEQSQESAGVQVVIGEDGDFAGCSLISARYTGRGGPSGTLGVIGPNRIDYSRVIPMVGYTARMLGRALDDKS encoded by the coding sequence ATGTCTTCGCCGCTTAAAGAACGTCATCGCCTCATTCTTGTCGCGATCATCGAAACCTATATCGCTACCGCTCAGCCGGTCGGGTCGAAGGTTCTTGCCGCGCGCGATGACATCCCCTGGTCTGCGGCCTCGGTGCGCAACGTCATGGCCGAACTTGAATCGCTGGGGTATCTGCGCTCACCGCACACCTCTGCGGGACGGGTTCCGACAGAGAGCGCCTATCGCGTCTACGTGCAGAGTTTGCGCGGGGTGGCCGGTCTCGATGCCTCGGCCCGGTTGCGAATGTCGAACAGCTATCCTCATCCTGAATATCAGTCGGTAGAGGAAAAATTGCGGGCGGCCGGACGCCTGTTGTCTTCCCTGACACAATGTGCGGGGGTGGTCGTGGTGCCACGACTGGAGACGACCATCTTTCGGCAGATCAATTTTGTGCCGCTCCAGGGGCAGCGCATTCTGGCGATTTTTATCACCCAGTCGGGGTTGTTGCAGCAAAAGCTGATTGAGCTTGACAGGCCGTTGCAGCGCAGCGAGCTGGAACAGATGAGCAACTATTTGAACGCGACCCTGCGCGGGCTTAATATGCAGCAGGTCAAGTTGCGGATTGCCGCTGAAATGGCGGCCGAGCGCGCCCTCTACGATCACCTGCACGCGCAGGCTTTACAGTTGTCGAAAACGGTCTTGCGCGGGGATGGTTTTGAGCAGGTTATTATCGAGGGCACGGTTCAGATGTTCGATCAACCGGAATTTTCCGATGCCGACCGGATGAAACGGTTGCTGCACGCGTTTGAACAAAAAAGTCGTTTGATTGAAATGCTGGAGCAAAGTCAGGAATCTGCCGGAGTTCAGGTGGTGATCGGTGAGGATGGAGATTTTGCCGGGTGCAGTTTGATCTCTGCCCGCTATACTGGACGTGGCGGACCGAGCGGGACGCTCGGTGTGATCGGTCCGAACCGCATCGATTATTCACGCGTGATTCCAATGGTTGGCTACACCGCCCGCATGCTCGGGCGGGCACTCGATGATAAATCCTAA
- a CDS encoding DEAD/DEAH box helicase family protein, whose protein sequence is MSNVTIEDDYSTDVRDDMRAAIAAAGGNEVFFRGLTGADRFVVAVEVLARGNDGAVPALTQRCRYGDVVIHNHPSGGLQPSSADLCVAGSLGELGIGFHIVDNSVENIYKVVEAFDRRETLRIAPERINELLGAEGLVASQLAGYEDRPEQLRMAFNVAEAFNHDRLAVIEAGTGTGKSLAYLVPAVLWALANEERIVISTNTINLQQQLISKDIPLLQRASGLEFRAELVKGRNNYLCRRRAATVQREPTLFGGDDGGELATIYAWVDQTADGSKEDLPFVPKPEVWEEVRCEVDQCPRVKCAHYQQCFFHRARRRAANANILVVNHALLLADLALRLETANYTAGAVLPPFARIILDEAHRLEDVATSFFSAAVSRFAFARILNRLSHQRKAERGLLPLLHKQLGGNLGQHAAKQYRELNGRIERLQSARLTLQESAAGEIEELGQLLCGGHGKHVSAGFEVKQRLVRPFVDGDDWQEIKARVRELMSLTGDLARDLRALIKAVELLPDDELVAKTAATCTDLFGLGLRLDGLSADLGAFIGGDDQVCSWFECREARIGRGRGLITRLCAANLDVAAQLNKALYSRFKTVVMTSATLTVAGSFTFLQRRVGLDLAEANRLSELLLNSPFDYARQALLAAPADIPEPNRPGFAEAVRDLSERALLLAGGRSFVLFTAYSLLARVYGELAPLLAAHGYRCLRQGQDSRHRLLQQFTDDPTSVLFATDSFWEGVDVPGRALEQVIIARLPFKVPSEPIQEARVEAIERAGGDPFMDYSVPQAVIKFKQGFGRLIRNKEDRGVVLILDSRVVRKGYGRMFLRSLPGVPVASGTSAEVFARIREFFATEER, encoded by the coding sequence ATGAGCAATGTAACGATTGAAGATGATTACTCGACCGACGTGCGAGACGACATGCGGGCGGCGATTGCGGCGGCCGGTGGTAACGAGGTTTTTTTTCGCGGATTGACCGGTGCCGACCGCTTTGTGGTTGCGGTCGAAGTGCTGGCGCGCGGCAACGACGGCGCGGTTCCGGCTCTCACCCAACGCTGCCGTTACGGTGATGTGGTGATCCACAACCACCCCTCCGGCGGCCTCCAGCCCTCATCGGCCGACCTCTGTGTCGCGGGGAGCCTGGGGGAGTTGGGGATCGGCTTTCATATCGTCGATAATTCGGTTGAAAATATATACAAGGTGGTTGAGGCGTTCGACCGTCGGGAGACGCTGCGGATTGCTCCTGAGCGGATCAATGAACTGCTTGGTGCCGAGGGTCTTGTCGCCAGCCAGTTGGCGGGGTACGAAGATCGTCCCGAGCAGTTGCGGATGGCGTTCAACGTTGCCGAAGCGTTCAACCATGATCGTCTGGCGGTGATTGAGGCTGGCACCGGCACCGGAAAAAGTCTCGCCTATCTGGTTCCCGCCGTTCTCTGGGCACTCGCGAATGAAGAACGTATCGTCATCTCGACCAATACGATCAATCTCCAACAGCAGTTGATCAGCAAAGATATCCCCCTTTTGCAGCGCGCCAGTGGCCTCGAATTCCGCGCCGAACTGGTCAAGGGGCGCAACAATTATCTCTGCCGCCGTCGAGCGGCAACCGTGCAGCGCGAACCGACCCTTTTCGGCGGCGACGACGGCGGAGAACTGGCGACGATCTATGCCTGGGTCGACCAGACCGCCGACGGGTCGAAAGAAGATCTGCCGTTCGTGCCGAAGCCCGAGGTGTGGGAAGAGGTGCGCTGCGAAGTTGACCAGTGCCCGCGGGTCAAATGCGCCCATTATCAGCAGTGCTTCTTCCATCGTGCCCGGCGCCGCGCGGCGAACGCCAATATCCTGGTGGTCAATCATGCCCTGCTGCTGGCCGACCTGGCCCTGCGCCTGGAGACCGCCAATTATACCGCCGGTGCCGTACTCCCCCCCTTCGCGCGCATCATTCTCGATGAAGCACACCGTCTGGAGGATGTCGCGACCAGCTTCTTTTCCGCCGCGGTCTCGCGTTTCGCCTTTGCCCGCATCCTTAACCGTCTCAGCCACCAGCGCAAAGCCGAGCGCGGGCTGCTGCCGCTGTTGCACAAACAGCTCGGGGGGAATCTCGGGCAACATGCTGCAAAACAGTATCGCGAACTCAACGGGCGTATCGAACGTTTGCAGAGTGCGCGGTTGACCTTGCAGGAGAGTGCTGCGGGGGAGATCGAAGAACTCGGCCAGCTACTCTGCGGTGGCCACGGCAAGCATGTCTCCGCCGGGTTTGAGGTGAAGCAACGGCTGGTGCGCCCCTTTGTCGATGGCGACGACTGGCAGGAAATCAAGGCGCGGGTGCGTGAGCTGATGTCCCTGACGGGGGACCTGGCACGCGATCTGCGCGCCTTGATCAAGGCGGTCGAACTGCTGCCCGACGATGAGCTGGTTGCCAAAACGGCGGCCACCTGCACCGATCTGTTCGGCCTCGGTTTACGCCTTGACGGGCTGAGTGCGGATCTCGGCGCGTTCATCGGTGGCGACGACCAGGTGTGTTCCTGGTTTGAATGCCGCGAAGCGCGGATCGGTCGCGGGCGGGGGTTGATCACCCGGTTGTGCGCGGCCAACCTCGATGTTGCCGCGCAACTCAACAAAGCGCTTTACAGCCGTTTCAAGACGGTAGTCATGACCAGCGCGACACTCACCGTCGCCGGGTCGTTCACCTTTTTGCAGCGGCGGGTCGGTCTCGATCTGGCCGAAGCGAATCGCCTGAGCGAGCTGCTGCTCAACTCGCCGTTCGACTATGCCCGCCAGGCACTCCTCGCCGCACCGGCCGACATCCCCGAGCCGAATCGGCCCGGTTTTGCCGAAGCAGTGCGCGACCTCAGCGAGCGGGCGCTACTGCTGGCGGGCGGGCGGTCTTTCGTCCTCTTCACCGCCTACTCCCTGCTCGCGCGAGTTTACGGTGAGCTGGCACCACTGCTCGCCGCCCACGGTTATCGCTGTCTGCGTCAGGGGCAGGACAGTCGTCACCGCTTGTTACAACAGTTCACCGACGATCCGACCAGCGTGCTGTTTGCCACCGATTCGTTCTGGGAAGGGGTTGACGTGCCGGGGCGGGCACTGGAACAGGTGATTATTGCCCGCCTGCCGTTTAAGGTGCCGTCGGAGCCGATCCAGGAGGCGCGCGTCGAGGCGATCGAGCGTGCCGGCGGCGATCCGTTCATGGACTACTCGGTGCCGCAGGCGGTGATCAAGTTCAAGCAGGGGTTCGGGCGGCTGATTCGCAATAAGGAGGATCGTGGCGTCGTGCTGATTCTGGACAGCCGGGTGGTGCGCAAGGGCTATGGCCGGATGTTTCTGCGCTCGCTCCCCGGTGTCCCGGTGGCGTCTGGTACCAGCGCAGAAGTGTTCGCCAGGATCAGGGAGTTTTTTGCGACGGAAGAGCGGTGA
- a CDS encoding HlyD family type I secretion periplasmic adaptor subunit, whose product MMSRFLNPRKLTAFFTGLSPQRTFVLLLLLSSSSVMLWAGFAEVDVIVRTEGQIIPAGKSQLVQHLEGGIVRNILIREGEVVAAGQPLIELSDIQTRSSLGQEQSKIDALLGREVRLNAELHGNNTLAFPPGLGDPRVINVETAAWQARRTQLAEEVKVLEAMSRQKESELAELNSKHRNLLDELDLAKQKYRVIDKLRKDNAASELEVLDAQMRIQQLNAEIAATTNALPRLEAAHAEAESRIKEAVARFRAEASSALTKVREEIQQLTHEIKSSADRFDRNIVRSPVAGLINKLNITTIGAVVRPSEVLLEITPSDQRIVIQTRSNPNDRAHLRRGLPARVRVGAYDYATYGTFEGYVTDVSADTLRDERDNHYYRVNVEVDISTLRSRARQPGVLMPGMAASADIAVGKRTILSYILSPLLKFRDGAFRAN is encoded by the coding sequence ATGATGTCGCGCTTTCTCAACCCACGCAAACTGACGGCCTTTTTTACGGGGCTGTCACCACAACGCACTTTTGTGCTGTTGTTGTTGCTCAGCAGTAGCAGCGTGATGTTGTGGGCCGGATTCGCCGAAGTTGACGTCATCGTGCGGACCGAAGGTCAAATCATCCCGGCCGGGAAATCGCAGCTTGTCCAGCATCTGGAGGGGGGCATTGTTCGCAACATATTGATCCGGGAGGGGGAGGTCGTGGCGGCCGGACAGCCGTTGATTGAGCTATCGGATATTCAGACCCGCTCCAGCCTGGGACAAGAGCAGTCGAAGATTGATGCCTTGCTCGGACGCGAAGTCCGCTTGAACGCCGAACTGCACGGCAATAACACGCTTGCCTTTCCGCCAGGGCTGGGTGATCCCCGCGTGATCAACGTGGAAACCGCCGCCTGGCAGGCGCGGCGAACCCAACTTGCCGAAGAGGTCAAGGTCCTGGAGGCGATGAGCAGACAGAAAGAAAGTGAACTTGCCGAACTTAATTCCAAACATCGGAATCTGCTTGATGAACTCGATCTGGCAAAACAGAAATATCGGGTTATCGATAAATTGAGAAAAGATAACGCCGCCTCCGAACTCGAAGTACTCGATGCCCAAATGCGTATTCAGCAGCTTAACGCGGAAATCGCCGCAACAACCAATGCGCTGCCACGGCTGGAAGCCGCACATGCGGAGGCTGAATCGCGGATCAAGGAAGCTGTTGCACGCTTTCGCGCCGAAGCCTCCTCCGCCTTGACAAAAGTGCGTGAGGAAATTCAGCAATTGACACACGAAATTAAATCGAGTGCTGACCGGTTTGATCGAAATATCGTCCGTAGCCCGGTGGCCGGACTCATCAATAAATTGAATATCACGACTATCGGTGCGGTTGTTCGTCCCAGCGAAGTGCTGCTCGAAATCACACCGAGTGATCAGCGCATCGTCATTCAGACCCGCTCAAACCCGAACGACCGCGCCCACCTGCGCCGTGGTTTACCGGCTCGCGTCAGGGTGGGCGCTTATGACTATGCAACCTATGGCACTTTTGAAGGCTACGTGACCGATGTCAGTGCGGACACGCTGCGCGATGAGCGGGACAACCATTATTACCGGGTCAATGTGGAGGTTGATATCTCAACACTGCGGTCACGCGCGCGGCAACCGGGAGTGCTGATGCCCGGCATGGCGGCGAGTGCCGATATTGCTGTCGGCAAGCGAACCATCTTGTCATACATTCTTTCACCACTATTGAAATTTCGTGACGGCGCCTTTCGAGCCAATTGA